In a genomic window of Aeromicrobium panaciterrae:
- a CDS encoding S9 family peptidase, with protein MSAPIPQAEIRSIIRSHHGDDFVDDYEWLRDKEDPATLSYLEAENAYTDESTAHLEPLRQQIFDEIKARTLETDLSVPVRRGNWWYYARTVEGQQYSIRCRCPIDDVEDWNPPSLDAETAIAGEQVLLDSNVEADGHEFFSLGAFSVTDDGNLLAWSVDVQGDERYTIKVKDLRTGEVLPDEITATSGGATWSIGATHLFYTTVDEAWRPHKVWRHTLGTTGDDVLVFEEPDERFFVGVGRTQSDKYLVIGLSSKITSEVRVLEADDPEGEFRVVLPRRDGIEYSLEHAVISGEDVFLVLHNEDAINFELVSVPANDPTTRTVLIPGGDDVRLEDVDVFEGQLVLSYRRDALTRIGIMLIDERIPDGIGPLQEILFDEELFTCGVGANAEWVQPLIRVGVGSFITPASVYDYVVATGELILRKQAPVLGGYDPADYEQHRSWAIADDGVRVPVSVVCRKDTPRDGTAPALIYGYGSYEASMDPGMSIARLSLLDRGFVFSIAHVRGGGELGRHWYDDGKMLRKRNTFTDFIASARHLVDEGWTSPDRLIAEGGSAGGLLMGAIANLAPDAFAGIVASVPFVDNLTTILDPSLPLTVIEWDEWGNPLEDPEVYAYMKSYAPYENVGEHPYPAILAVTSLHDTRVLYVEPAKWVARLRATATGDAPILLKTEMHAGHGGVSGRYASWKERAWELAWIIETAGANKRK; from the coding sequence ATGAGCGCGCCGATTCCCCAAGCCGAAATCCGATCCATCATCCGGAGTCACCACGGCGACGATTTCGTTGACGACTACGAGTGGCTGCGTGACAAGGAAGACCCGGCGACGCTGTCCTATCTCGAGGCCGAGAACGCCTACACTGACGAGTCGACGGCACACCTCGAACCGTTGCGTCAGCAGATCTTTGACGAGATCAAGGCCCGCACCCTTGAGACCGATCTGTCGGTGCCCGTTCGACGCGGCAACTGGTGGTACTACGCGCGTACGGTCGAAGGGCAGCAGTACTCAATCCGTTGTCGATGCCCCATCGACGACGTCGAAGACTGGAACCCACCGTCGCTCGACGCCGAGACGGCGATTGCCGGTGAGCAGGTGCTGCTCGACTCGAACGTCGAGGCAGACGGCCACGAATTCTTCTCACTCGGCGCGTTCAGCGTGACCGACGATGGCAACCTCCTCGCCTGGTCCGTCGACGTTCAGGGCGACGAGCGCTACACGATCAAGGTGAAGGATCTCCGCACCGGCGAGGTGCTCCCCGACGAGATCACGGCGACCAGTGGCGGCGCCACCTGGTCCATCGGCGCGACACACCTCTTCTATACGACGGTCGATGAGGCGTGGCGACCCCACAAGGTGTGGCGCCACACGCTCGGCACGACCGGCGATGATGTGCTGGTCTTCGAAGAGCCCGACGAACGCTTCTTCGTTGGCGTCGGCCGTACGCAGTCCGACAAGTACCTGGTCATCGGCCTGTCGTCCAAGATCACCAGTGAAGTTCGCGTGCTCGAAGCCGACGATCCCGAGGGCGAGTTCAGGGTGGTGCTCCCCCGCCGCGATGGAATCGAGTACTCCCTCGAGCACGCGGTGATCTCCGGCGAAGACGTCTTCCTTGTCTTGCACAACGAAGACGCGATCAACTTCGAGCTGGTCTCCGTTCCGGCGAACGACCCGACTACTCGAACGGTGCTCATCCCAGGAGGCGATGACGTACGACTCGAGGACGTCGACGTGTTTGAAGGACAACTCGTCCTCTCCTACCGCCGCGATGCCCTTACGCGGATCGGCATCATGCTGATCGACGAGCGAATCCCCGACGGCATCGGCCCGCTGCAGGAGATTCTGTTCGACGAAGAGTTGTTTACGTGCGGAGTGGGCGCCAACGCCGAATGGGTGCAGCCGCTGATCCGCGTCGGTGTCGGATCATTCATCACCCCCGCATCCGTCTACGACTACGTCGTCGCGACCGGCGAGCTGATTCTGCGCAAGCAGGCGCCCGTACTCGGCGGCTACGACCCGGCCGACTACGAGCAGCACCGCAGCTGGGCCATCGCGGACGACGGCGTACGTGTGCCCGTCTCCGTCGTGTGCCGCAAGGACACGCCTCGCGACGGCACTGCGCCGGCGCTCATCTACGGCTATGGCTCCTACGAAGCCAGCATGGATCCCGGTATGTCGATCGCCAGACTGTCCCTGCTGGATCGCGGATTCGTGTTCTCGATCGCCCATGTGCGAGGCGGCGGCGAGCTCGGCCGCCATTGGTACGACGACGGCAAGATGCTCCGCAAGCGCAATACGTTCACAGACTTCATCGCGAGCGCCCGCCACTTGGTCGATGAGGGATGGACGTCACCCGACCGGCTCATCGCCGAGGGCGGCAGCGCTGGCGGCCTGCTGATGGGCGCCATTGCCAACCTTGCGCCCGATGCGTTCGCCGGCATCGTGGCGAGCGTGCCGTTTGTCGACAACCTCACCACCATCCTCGATCCGAGCCTGCCGCTGACGGTCATCGAATGGGACGAGTGGGGCAACCCGCTCGAAGATCCCGAGGTCTACGCCTACATGAAGTCGTATGCGCCCTACGAGAACGTCGGCGAGCACCCCTACCCCGCAATCCTCGCGGTGACGAGCCTGCACGACACCCGGGTGCTCTACGTCGAGCCGGCCAAGTGGGTGGCACGCCTGCGGGCCACCGCGACCGGCGATGCGCCGATTCTGCTCAAGACGGAGATGCACGCAGGTCACGGCGGTGTCAGCGGTCGCTACGCCTCCTGGAAAGAGCGTGCGTGGGAGCTCGCCTGGATCATCGAAACCGCAGGGGCCAACAAACGTAAGTAA
- a CDS encoding RNA polymerase sigma factor RpoD/SigA codes for MGGVQLNTKTEGKDSVGMYLAEIARTPLLDAAREVELSKTVEAGLFARHLLAEGRVGRRKGGAPKFATEEELSWLAEQGDLAVQEFIQANLRLVVSIARKYGRSAMPMLDLVQEGNTGLIRAVEKFDYAKGFKFSTYATWWVRQAITRGIAQQARVVRLPVHVVEELNQVTAARRNLERQLGYDPEPQEIALELGMDIDRVIDLMAWGRDHVSLDSPVDEDGDTSLGDLIARETSPGPDFAVLDDESRQLIATLVDHLGEREADIVRARYGLLDGRQQKLADIGKRHGISAERVRQLEREALATLRRIADPDIAA; via the coding sequence ATGGGAGGCGTTCAGTTGAATACCAAGACCGAAGGCAAGGACAGCGTCGGCATGTACCTCGCCGAAATCGCTCGCACTCCCCTGCTCGACGCCGCACGTGAGGTCGAGCTCAGCAAGACCGTCGAGGCCGGACTCTTCGCCCGCCACCTCCTTGCCGAGGGCCGCGTTGGCCGTCGCAAGGGTGGAGCGCCGAAGTTCGCCACCGAGGAAGAGCTCTCCTGGCTTGCCGAGCAGGGCGATCTGGCCGTACAGGAGTTCATCCAGGCCAATCTCCGACTCGTCGTGTCGATCGCCCGCAAGTACGGGCGCTCGGCCATGCCGATGCTTGATCTGGTCCAGGAGGGCAACACCGGCCTGATCCGCGCCGTCGAGAAGTTCGACTACGCGAAGGGCTTCAAGTTCTCCACGTATGCCACCTGGTGGGTACGTCAGGCGATCACCCGCGGTATTGCCCAGCAGGCACGCGTCGTACGCCTCCCGGTGCACGTTGTCGAGGAGCTCAACCAGGTGACGGCTGCTCGCCGCAACCTCGAGCGCCAGCTCGGCTACGACCCCGAGCCGCAGGAGATCGCTCTCGAGCTCGGCATGGATATCGACCGCGTCATCGACCTGATGGCCTGGGGACGTGACCACGTCAGCCTCGACTCCCCCGTGGATGAGGACGGCGACACATCGCTCGGTGACCTGATTGCCCGCGAGACATCACCCGGCCCTGACTTCGCCGTCCTCGACGACGAGTCACGCCAGCTCATCGCGACGCTGGTCGATCATCTTGGCGAGCGCGAAGCCGACATCGTACGAGCGCGCTACGGCCTGCTTGACGGACGTCAGCAGAAGCTTGCTGACATCGGCAAGCGTCACGGCATCTCAGCCGAGCGCGTACGTCAGCTCGAGCGTGAAGCCCTGGCAACCCTGCGCCGAATCGCTGATCCGGACATCGCTGCCTAG
- the coaE gene encoding dephospho-CoA kinase, whose translation MLTVGLTGGIGSGKSSVSALLASHGAVIIDYDKLARDVVEPGSPALQAIADRFGPGVIAPDGTLDRPALGAVVFADADARKDLEGITHPAIRDLAVQRQVAAGEDAIVIHDNPLLVEMGAAAYCEVVIVVDVPVEVQVERLKSTRGMTEDEALARIATQASREVRTGAADLVIDNTGPIDELDSIVGGIWDELVLRAAGKDSTSN comes from the coding sequence GTGCTGACGGTCGGGCTCACCGGTGGAATTGGCTCGGGCAAGAGCAGTGTGAGTGCGCTCCTGGCGTCTCACGGGGCCGTGATCATCGACTACGACAAGCTCGCTCGTGACGTCGTGGAGCCTGGCAGCCCTGCCCTTCAGGCAATCGCTGATCGATTCGGTCCAGGCGTGATTGCACCCGACGGAACTCTCGACCGTCCTGCCCTCGGTGCCGTTGTGTTCGCTGACGCCGATGCGCGCAAGGACCTCGAAGGCATCACCCACCCCGCGATCCGTGACCTCGCAGTCCAGCGACAGGTTGCTGCGGGCGAGGATGCGATCGTCATTCACGACAACCCGCTACTTGTGGAAATGGGCGCTGCCGCCTACTGCGAGGTTGTGATCGTCGTCGACGTACCGGTTGAGGTGCAGGTCGAACGGCTCAAGTCGACGCGTGGCATGACCGAGGATGAGGCGCTGGCTCGTATCGCCACACAGGCCTCCCGAGAAGTACGGACCGGTGCCGCCGATCTGGTGATCGACAACACCGGTCCGATTGACGAGCTCGACTCCATCGTCGGGGGGATCTGGGACGAGCTCGTGCTCAGAGCTGCCGGCAAGGACAGCACGTCCAACTAG
- a CDS encoding SH3 domain-containing protein, with protein sequence MAVVTAGTAAALSDDLPSISSSKPDLIAASIDQGAPDVSRSADRAPVLNEAAADELVKDHQYAQQVLEVHAAAGEKSPVLAKLAVGDKVGVTGVTDGDWAQVIHKDLPRWVLAKGIAKDMPLGTAPCASGSGSERGLRPDTIKVHRAVCLLFPSVTRYGGVAGRGEHATGQALDIMVGTGNPIGYEIAEFLQAHRAELGIEYIIWHQHIWRPSTSGAWRAMSNRGGATANHMDHVHVTTYGNAAQ encoded by the coding sequence ATGGCCGTTGTTACGGCCGGTACGGCAGCCGCACTCAGCGATGACCTTCCCTCGATTTCTTCGTCCAAGCCTGATCTGATCGCCGCGTCGATCGACCAGGGCGCTCCGGACGTCAGCCGTAGCGCTGACCGCGCACCGGTGCTGAACGAAGCCGCTGCCGACGAGCTCGTCAAGGATCACCAGTACGCACAGCAGGTCCTTGAGGTCCATGCCGCGGCTGGCGAGAAGTCGCCCGTCCTCGCCAAGCTGGCAGTTGGCGACAAGGTCGGCGTCACTGGCGTCACCGATGGCGACTGGGCGCAGGTCATCCACAAGGACCTGCCTCGTTGGGTTCTTGCCAAGGGGATCGCCAAGGACATGCCGCTGGGCACAGCCCCGTGTGCTTCCGGATCCGGTTCTGAGCGCGGTTTGCGCCCGGACACGATCAAGGTCCACCGCGCCGTATGTCTCCTGTTCCCGAGCGTCACTCGCTACGGCGGCGTCGCCGGCCGCGGCGAGCACGCCACTGGCCAGGCGCTCGACATCATGGTCGGTACGGGCAACCCGATTGGTTACGAAATCGCCGAGTTCCTGCAGGCGCACCGCGCCGAGCTGGGCATCGAATACATCATCTGGCACCAGCACATCTGGCGTCCGTCCACTTCTGGCGCCTGGCGCGCGATGAGCAATCGCGGTGGAGCCACGGCCAACCACATGGACCACGTGCACGTCACCACCTACGGCAACGCTGCACAGTAG
- a CDS encoding phosphatase PAP2 family protein, whose protein sequence is MRRTGLELSSALAVASFIAAAMVAWYCDLPLRDPDGSTGPTFIRLPAIVLLALLLDIVPRAIIRASTWRSIRESVVEVARERWQLASLRFMLVGLIGWYVTYASIRNLKGMVPFANGELYDTQLDRLDQAMFAGHRPAVLLHDVLGTDIAAHVLSFFYIVWIVALPASLAVALVWARRDRVSSWWVTAVSLDWIMGVILNFALPTLGPIYDRPGDFAGLAETGTTSLQQSMWTERLQVLADPANTHTVQNIAAFASLHVAIATTACIVAHRAGLHRALVQALRVFLVITMIATVYFGWHYVSDVIAGLLVGIVAAWVAERFAAPEEAERDDPAGEASPKRATAQNLAAKPGRS, encoded by the coding sequence GTGCGCAGAACAGGTCTAGAGCTCAGTAGCGCGCTGGCGGTTGCGAGTTTCATCGCAGCGGCGATGGTTGCGTGGTACTGCGACCTACCGCTGCGCGACCCTGATGGCTCGACTGGCCCGACCTTCATTCGACTGCCTGCCATCGTCCTGCTCGCACTGCTTCTCGACATCGTGCCGCGCGCGATCATCCGTGCTTCTACATGGCGATCCATCCGCGAATCCGTTGTTGAGGTCGCGCGCGAGCGTTGGCAGCTCGCGAGCCTGCGGTTCATGCTCGTGGGACTGATCGGCTGGTACGTCACGTACGCCTCGATCCGCAACCTCAAGGGCATGGTGCCGTTCGCCAACGGCGAGCTCTATGACACACAGCTCGATCGACTCGACCAAGCAATGTTTGCCGGTCATCGTCCGGCCGTGCTGCTCCATGATGTGCTCGGCACCGACATTGCGGCGCACGTGCTTTCGTTCTTCTACATCGTGTGGATCGTGGCGCTGCCGGCATCCCTGGCCGTCGCACTCGTATGGGCTCGTCGGGACCGCGTCAGCTCATGGTGGGTCACGGCGGTTTCGCTCGACTGGATCATGGGCGTCATCCTCAACTTTGCGCTGCCAACGCTTGGTCCGATCTACGATCGGCCGGGAGACTTCGCAGGACTGGCAGAGACCGGCACTACGTCGCTCCAGCAGTCGATGTGGACAGAACGACTCCAGGTTCTCGCTGATCCCGCCAACACGCATACGGTCCAGAACATTGCAGCGTTTGCCTCGCTCCACGTCGCGATCGCGACGACCGCGTGCATCGTCGCCCATCGCGCCGGACTGCATCGAGCGCTCGTCCAGGCGCTGCGCGTGTTCCTGGTGATCACCATGATTGCAACGGTCTACTTCGGCTGGCACTACGTGTCAGACGTGATTGCCGGACTGCTGGTCGGCATCGTTGCCGCGTGGGTTGCCGAGCGTTTCGCAGCTCCAGAGGAAGCCGAACGGGACGATCCAGCGGGCGAGGCAAGCCCAAAACGGGCCACCGCGCAAAATCTTGCTGCCAAACCGGGCCGTTCGTGA
- a CDS encoding helix-turn-helix domain-containing protein, which yields MKTVAVIVQDGAEPFGLGSICEVWGEPYHPEDDNPVFDFRVCTPRPGRVRGRAGFDLHVELGLEATLDADLVCFSPKHEFLEHDPLVMDVANAAFDRGAIIYAHCSAAFMLGEAGLLDGRECTTHWRYGDRLARMYPKAIVRPEVLYVQDGSILTGAGAAAGIDASLHLMRQTFGAKVAATTARRIVVPPHRDGGQAQFVRTPMGQTECDTLSPLLAWAVDHLEEPLSVERLAAQAHMSPRTFARRFRDETGTTPLQWLTTQRLHLAEEMLENSNLAVEQIATRVGFGNAATLRHHFTAARGTTPQQYRKTFSSIEPVGVGA from the coding sequence ATGAAGACAGTTGCCGTGATCGTCCAGGACGGTGCCGAGCCCTTTGGCCTCGGATCGATTTGCGAGGTGTGGGGCGAGCCCTATCACCCAGAGGACGACAATCCCGTGTTCGACTTCCGCGTGTGCACGCCTCGCCCCGGACGGGTGCGAGGTCGGGCCGGCTTCGATCTGCACGTCGAGCTGGGCCTCGAGGCGACGCTGGACGCCGATCTCGTGTGCTTCTCGCCCAAGCACGAGTTCCTCGAACACGATCCATTGGTCATGGACGTCGCCAACGCTGCGTTTGATCGGGGCGCGATCATCTACGCCCACTGCTCGGCGGCATTCATGCTCGGCGAGGCAGGTTTGCTCGATGGACGCGAGTGCACAACCCATTGGCGCTATGGCGACCGTCTTGCGCGGATGTACCCGAAGGCGATCGTGCGCCCCGAAGTCCTCTACGTCCAGGACGGCAGCATCCTGACTGGTGCTGGAGCTGCAGCCGGCATTGACGCTTCTCTGCACCTGATGCGACAGACGTTCGGTGCCAAGGTTGCGGCAACGACAGCGCGCCGCATCGTCGTACCCCCGCACCGTGATGGCGGACAGGCACAGTTCGTGCGGACACCGATGGGACAGACCGAGTGCGACACCCTCTCGCCTCTGCTGGCGTGGGCGGTCGACCACCTTGAGGAGCCACTCTCGGTCGAACGGCTCGCAGCTCAGGCCCACATGTCGCCGCGTACGTTCGCGCGACGCTTCCGCGACGAGACCGGAACGACGCCATTGCAATGGCTCACGACACAGCGTCTACACCTCGCAGAGGAGATGCTCGAGAACTCCAATCTCGCGGTCGAACAGATTGCCACCCGGGTCGGATTTGGCAACGCAGCAACGTTGCGACACCACTTCACTGCTGCGCGGGGGACCACCCCGCAGCAGTACCGCAAGACGTTCAGCAGCATCGAGCCCGTCGGGGTCGGCGCGTAG
- the rpsA gene encoding 30S ribosomal protein S1: MTSSIATPPAPQVAVNDIGSEADFLAAIDLTIKYFNDGDIVEGIIVKVDRDEVLLDIGYKTEGVIPSRELSIKHDVDPNDVVSVGDSVEALVLQKEDKEGRLILSKKRAQYERAWGDIEKIKAEDGVVEGTVIEVVKGGLIMDIGLRGFLPASLVEMRRVRDLDPYIGQKIEAKIIELDKNRNNVVLSRRAWLEQTQSAVRQNFLTELTKGQVRKGVISSIVNFGAFVDLGGVDGLVHVSELSWKHIDHPNEVVQVGDEVTVEVLDVDMDRERVSLSLKATQEDPWQHFARTHQIGQIVPGKVTKLVPFGAFVRVEEGIEGLVHISELAERHVEIPEQVVQIGDSVMVKIIDIDLERRRISLSLKQANETEASVGDDFDPTLYGMTSSYDADGNYIYPDGFDPETGEWQDGFDEARAAWEKQYAEAHERWEAHKKQIEEAEKAGVEASEAANYSSDTAAGEDAPQQEGSLASDEALQALREKLTGGAE; this comes from the coding sequence ATGACAAGCAGCATCGCAACTCCACCTGCACCGCAGGTTGCGGTCAACGACATCGGCTCTGAGGCAGACTTCCTCGCCGCTATCGATCTGACCATCAAGTACTTCAACGATGGCGACATCGTCGAAGGCATCATCGTCAAGGTCGACCGGGACGAAGTCCTCCTCGACATTGGCTACAAGACCGAGGGTGTTATCCCCTCCCGCGAACTTTCCATCAAGCACGACGTCGATCCCAATGACGTCGTCTCGGTTGGCGACAGCGTCGAAGCCCTCGTTCTCCAGAAGGAGGACAAGGAAGGTCGTCTCATCCTGTCCAAGAAGCGCGCACAGTACGAGCGCGCCTGGGGCGACATTGAGAAGATCAAGGCTGAAGACGGCGTTGTCGAAGGAACCGTCATCGAGGTCGTCAAGGGCGGCCTGATCATGGACATCGGTCTGCGCGGCTTCCTGCCTGCGTCGCTCGTCGAGATGCGCCGCGTGCGCGACCTCGACCCGTACATCGGTCAGAAGATCGAAGCCAAGATCATCGAGCTCGACAAGAACCGCAACAACGTGGTCCTGTCGCGCCGTGCCTGGCTCGAGCAGACTCAGTCGGCCGTTCGCCAGAACTTCCTGACCGAGCTCACCAAGGGCCAGGTCCGCAAGGGCGTCATCTCCTCGATCGTCAACTTCGGTGCCTTCGTGGACCTCGGTGGCGTCGACGGACTCGTCCACGTGTCGGAGCTGTCCTGGAAGCACATCGACCACCCGAACGAAGTCGTTCAGGTTGGCGATGAGGTCACCGTCGAGGTTCTCGACGTCGACATGGACCGCGAGCGTGTTTCGCTGTCGCTCAAGGCGACGCAGGAAGACCCGTGGCAGCACTTCGCCCGTACGCACCAGATCGGTCAGATCGTGCCCGGCAAGGTCACCAAGCTCGTTCCCTTCGGTGCGTTCGTTCGCGTCGAAGAGGGCATCGAAGGCCTGGTGCACATTTCCGAGCTCGCCGAGCGTCACGTCGAGATCCCCGAGCAGGTCGTCCAGATCGGTGACTCGGTCATGGTCAAGATCATCGACATCGACCTTGAGCGTCGCCGTATCTCGCTGTCGCTCAAGCAGGCCAACGAGACCGAGGCTTCAGTCGGCGACGACTTCGACCCGACGCTCTACGGCATGACGTCGTCCTACGACGCCGATGGCAACTACATCTACCCCGACGGTTTCGATCCTGAGACCGGCGAATGGCAGGACGGCTTCGACGAAGCCCGCGCTGCCTGGGAGAAGCAGTACGCCGAGGCTCACGAGCGCTGGGAAGCGCACAAGAAGCAGATCGAAGAGGCTGAGAAGGCCGGAGTTGAAGCCAGCGAAGCTGCCAACTACTCCTCCGACACAGCTGCCGGTGAGGACGCTCCTCAGCAGGAGGGCTCGCTTGCCTCCGATGAGGCCCTGCAGGCACTTCGCGAGAAGCTCACGGGCGGCGCTGAGTAA
- a CDS encoding M18 family aminopeptidase translates to MVLAAAADLCTFVDQSPTPFHVCATVAARLDAGGFVQLDERDEWPADQGRYYVVRGGSLVAWSTEASTAPADGFRVVGGHTDSPNLRLKQHHDLTSDGLGVVALEPYGGAWLNSWLDRDLGIAGRLALKDGSFALVHVNEPILRVPQLAIHLSAERKSVELDPQRHVNAIWSTAAGTFLDWVADQAGVASDDIAGFELMTHDTSPSRLTGSESGLVSAPRLDNQVTCFSGLQALLSAEPVAGVRPVLALFDHEEVGSVSERGAQSDLLATVLERIVLAAGGTRDDYHRAIAASVCASGDMAHATHPSYADRHEPLHRITVGGGPVLKVNVNLRYATDAAGAASFVRACEQADVPLQRYEHRADLPCGSTIGPLSAARTGMLTVDVGAPQLAMHSARELMGADDVDLYARALAAFLAPTSR, encoded by the coding sequence ATGGTTCTCGCCGCTGCCGCCGATTTGTGCACCTTCGTTGACCAGTCGCCGACGCCGTTCCATGTCTGCGCGACCGTGGCAGCCCGGCTCGATGCCGGGGGATTTGTGCAGCTCGACGAGCGTGACGAGTGGCCTGCTGACCAAGGTCGCTACTACGTCGTACGCGGCGGTTCGCTCGTCGCGTGGTCGACTGAGGCGAGCACCGCTCCAGCGGATGGCTTTCGAGTGGTCGGCGGTCATACCGACAGCCCCAATCTCCGCCTCAAGCAGCACCACGACCTGACAAGCGATGGGCTCGGCGTCGTCGCGCTCGAACCGTATGGCGGGGCGTGGCTCAACTCATGGCTCGACCGTGACCTCGGCATTGCCGGCCGGCTGGCTCTGAAGGACGGCAGCTTCGCGCTCGTGCACGTCAACGAGCCGATCCTGCGGGTCCCGCAGCTTGCGATCCACCTGTCGGCCGAGCGCAAGAGCGTCGAACTCGATCCACAGCGGCACGTCAACGCGATCTGGTCGACAGCAGCTGGGACGTTCCTTGACTGGGTCGCCGACCAGGCTGGCGTCGCGAGCGATGACATCGCCGGATTCGAGCTGATGACCCATGACACCTCGCCCAGCCGCCTCACGGGATCCGAATCGGGCCTGGTGTCGGCCCCACGCCTCGACAACCAGGTGACCTGCTTTTCCGGCCTCCAAGCGCTCCTCAGCGCTGAGCCGGTGGCAGGAGTACGCCCAGTGCTCGCGCTGTTCGACCACGAAGAGGTCGGCAGCGTGTCTGAGCGTGGCGCTCAGTCCGATCTGCTCGCGACCGTCCTCGAGCGGATCGTGTTGGCAGCAGGCGGCACCCGTGACGATTACCACCGCGCAATAGCCGCTTCTGTGTGCGCATCCGGCGACATGGCCCACGCGACGCACCCCAGCTACGCCGACCGTCACGAGCCGCTGCACCGCATCACGGTGGGCGGGGGACCAGTACTCAAGGTCAACGTCAACCTTCGGTACGCCACCGACGCCGCTGGCGCTGCCTCATTCGTTCGGGCGTGCGAGCAGGCAGACGTGCCATTGCAGCGGTACGAACACCGCGCCGATCTCCCGTGCGGATCGACCATCGGACCGCTCAGCGCGGCTCGCACGGGCATGTTGACGGTCGACGTGGGGGCACCACAGCTGGCGATGCACTCGGCACGCGAACTGATGGGTGCCGACGATGTTGACCTGTACGCACGTGCCCTCGCTGCTTTCCTTGCCCCGACTTCGCGCTGA
- a CDS encoding DUF3068 domain-containing protein, which produces MGKKFGTSALFLGAFLLALAGLSKFYMYDRLAVVPLNTETTSHSSTAPGADAEYLDVAAGLKITNGPLANTKVVTGDVEASKKASEKLGKDVAVWNIYDCTDTPDFNCGSGETPLSGTTDRVAFDANTGETVEYEDTSSEADGEITKPFSFEGLYFKFPFDAQKKTYQFWDGTLREATPATYVGEGKVKGMKVYKYEQVIEPVKTGTIDVPGDLVGSDEATVTADRIYSSISTYSVDPVTGVVIVGQTAQDSYLELNGERVLTTTKATLGYTDAQTQKVVDEYKSKAMLLTAVKTWIPVYGGILSLVLIAVGLMSRRGNAAGARKVEKGELVGSR; this is translated from the coding sequence GTGGGAAAAAAATTCGGGACGTCTGCGCTTTTTCTGGGCGCATTTTTGCTGGCACTCGCCGGCTTGTCCAAGTTCTACATGTATGACCGCCTCGCGGTCGTACCTCTGAACACTGAAACGACCAGTCACTCAAGCACGGCGCCAGGGGCCGACGCTGAGTACCTTGACGTCGCTGCAGGTCTCAAGATCACCAACGGCCCGTTGGCCAACACCAAGGTCGTCACGGGTGACGTGGAGGCCAGCAAGAAGGCCAGCGAAAAGCTCGGCAAGGACGTTGCAGTCTGGAACATCTACGACTGCACCGACACACCGGACTTCAACTGTGGCAGCGGTGAGACACCGCTGAGCGGCACAACTGACCGCGTGGCGTTCGATGCCAACACGGGCGAGACCGTGGAGTACGAAGACACCAGTAGCGAGGCCGACGGTGAAATCACCAAGCCGTTCTCGTTCGAGGGTCTCTACTTCAAGTTCCCGTTCGATGCGCAGAAGAAGACGTACCAGTTCTGGGACGGCACACTGCGCGAGGCAACCCCCGCCACGTACGTCGGCGAGGGCAAGGTCAAAGGCATGAAGGTCTACAAGTACGAGCAGGTCATCGAGCCGGTCAAGACCGGCACGATCGATGTGCCCGGCGACCTTGTCGGATCTGACGAGGCCACCGTCACCGCTGATCGCATCTACTCGAGCATCAGCACGTACAGCGTCGACCCGGTCACGGGCGTAGTCATCGTGGGCCAGACGGCGCAGGACAGCTACCTCGAGCTCAACGGTGAGCGTGTTCTGACGACGACCAAGGCAACACTCGGCTACACCGATGCACAGACCCAGAAGGTCGTCGACGAGTACAAGAGCAAGGCAATGCTGCTCACGGCCGTCAAGACCTGGATCCCCGTCTACGGCGGAATCCTGAGCCTCGTGCTCATCGCAGTTGGTCTGATGAGCCGTCGCGGCAACGCCGCTGGCGCTCGCAAGGTCGAAAAGGGAGAGCTCGTCGGCTCACGCTGA